A genomic stretch from Streptomyces fungicidicus includes:
- a CDS encoding nitrate reductase subunit alpha — protein sequence MENDQSADGGHKPAPGTWPLAARRLLNRREVSSDGRAVFGEGDPKWEGFYRDRWSHDKVVRSTHGVNCTGSCSWMVYVKDGIITWEHQATDYPSVGADCPEYEPRGCPRGASFSWYTYSPGRVRHPYVRGALLKLWREARERLGDPVAAWAEITGDPAKTRAYKRARGKGGLVRAGWDEVAELVAAAQVHTVKRYGPDRVAGFSPIPAMSMASFAAGARFMSLIGGTLLSFYDWYADLPVASPQVFGDQTDVPEAADWWNAGYLIMWGSNIPVTRTPDAHFLTETRYNGTKVVAVSPDYADNVKHADEWMSPHPGTDGALAMAMGHVILREFLVDREVPYFRDYLRKFTDAPFLVTLREHAGGGLVPDGFLTAADLGHEEENAGSKTVLLDSATGDPVVPNGSLGFRWAKGEQGRWNLDLGDVTPELTLLERAGDTAEVVLPRFDEGATEGGTVMVRGVPVRTVGGRRVTTVFDLMLAQYGVRRPGLPGSWPESYDDADEPYTPAWQETITSVPAAQAARIAREFARNAERTQGRSMIALGAGTNHWFHSDTIYRAFLALITMTGCQGVNGGGWAHYVGQEKVRPVTGLQHLAFAFDWQRPTRHMAGTSYWYLNSDQWRYEAFGPDELASPLGRGRFAGKGFADCLAQAVRLGWTPGHPGFNRNPLDLADEARAAGRPVAEHVVGELKAGRLRFAAEDPDDPANFPRVLTVWRANLLGSSGKGNEYFLRHLLGTDAAVRSEETPPEKRPEEVVWRDEAPEGKLDLLVTMDFRMTSTGLLSDVVLPAATWYEKDDLSSTDMHPFVHAFTPAIAPPWEARTDYDGFLTIADRFSELAAGHLGRRTDVLAVPLLHDTPDELAQPGGVVRDWRTGDCEPVPGRTMPRLVVVERDYPAVAQKMRAVGPLLDTLGTTTKGVTVHPDREIEDLRRRCGTVRDGVAAGRPSLATASDMCEAILALSGTTNGRLATEGFRELERQTGCEGLVELASEREAERITFADTRAQPRPVMTSYEWSGSETGGRRYSPFVINTEHKKPWHTLTGRQHFFVQHDWMTELGEQLPVYRPPLNTPRHYGDERLHEDGRAEVTVRYLTPHSKWSIHSNYQDNKDMLDLSRGGPVVWMSLEDAETIGVRDNEWIEAYNRNGVVACRAVVTHRMPRGTVYMYHAQDRNVNVPRTEVGGRRGGMHNSLTRLLLKPTHLAGGYAQLTYAFNYYGPTGNQRDEVTVIRRRSQRVEY from the coding sequence ATGGAGAACGATCAGAGCGCAGACGGCGGTCACAAGCCCGCCCCGGGGACCTGGCCGCTGGCCGCGCGCAGACTGCTGAACCGCCGTGAGGTCTCGTCCGACGGGCGCGCGGTGTTCGGTGAGGGCGACCCGAAGTGGGAGGGGTTCTACCGGGACCGCTGGTCCCACGACAAGGTGGTCCGCTCCACCCACGGCGTCAACTGCACCGGCTCCTGCTCCTGGATGGTGTACGTCAAGGACGGCATCATCACCTGGGAGCACCAGGCCACCGACTACCCGTCGGTCGGCGCCGACTGCCCCGAGTACGAGCCGCGCGGCTGCCCGCGCGGTGCGTCGTTCTCCTGGTACACCTACTCCCCCGGCCGGGTCCGCCACCCGTACGTACGCGGAGCGCTGCTGAAGCTGTGGCGGGAGGCCCGCGAGCGGCTGGGCGACCCGGTGGCGGCCTGGGCCGAGATCACCGGTGATCCGGCGAAGACCCGCGCCTACAAGCGGGCGCGCGGCAAGGGCGGACTGGTGCGGGCCGGCTGGGACGAGGTGGCCGAGCTGGTCGCCGCCGCACAGGTGCACACCGTCAAGCGGTACGGCCCGGACCGGGTGGCCGGCTTCTCCCCCATCCCCGCGATGTCGATGGCGTCGTTCGCGGCCGGGGCCCGGTTCATGTCGCTGATCGGCGGCACCCTGCTGTCGTTCTACGACTGGTACGCCGACCTGCCGGTCGCCTCCCCGCAGGTGTTCGGCGACCAGACCGACGTGCCGGAGGCCGCGGACTGGTGGAACGCCGGCTATCTGATCATGTGGGGCTCCAACATCCCGGTCACCCGGACACCCGACGCGCACTTCCTCACGGAGACCCGCTACAACGGCACCAAGGTCGTCGCGGTCAGCCCGGACTACGCCGACAACGTCAAGCACGCCGACGAGTGGATGTCCCCGCACCCGGGGACCGACGGCGCGCTCGCCATGGCGATGGGCCATGTGATCCTGCGCGAGTTCCTCGTCGACCGCGAGGTGCCCTACTTCCGGGACTACCTGCGGAAGTTCACCGACGCCCCGTTCCTGGTCACCCTGCGCGAGCACGCGGGGGGCGGTCTGGTCCCGGACGGGTTCCTGACGGCCGCGGACCTCGGCCACGAGGAGGAGAACGCCGGTTCCAAGACGGTCCTGCTCGACTCGGCCACGGGCGATCCCGTGGTGCCGAACGGCTCGCTCGGCTTCCGCTGGGCCAAGGGCGAGCAGGGCCGCTGGAACCTCGACCTCGGCGACGTGACACCCGAACTGACCCTGCTGGAGCGGGCCGGGGACACGGCCGAGGTCGTGCTGCCCCGCTTCGACGAGGGCGCCACCGAGGGCGGCACCGTCATGGTCCGGGGCGTGCCCGTCCGTACGGTCGGCGGACGCCGGGTCACCACCGTCTTCGACCTGATGCTGGCCCAGTACGGGGTGCGGCGGCCGGGTCTGCCGGGCAGCTGGCCGGAGTCGTACGACGACGCCGACGAGCCGTACACCCCGGCCTGGCAGGAGACGATCACGTCGGTGCCGGCCGCGCAGGCGGCCCGCATCGCCCGCGAGTTCGCCCGCAACGCAGAGCGCACCCAGGGGCGTTCCATGATCGCCCTGGGGGCGGGCACCAACCACTGGTTCCACTCCGACACCATCTACCGGGCGTTCCTGGCGCTGATCACCATGACCGGCTGCCAGGGCGTCAACGGCGGCGGCTGGGCGCACTACGTCGGCCAGGAGAAGGTACGCCCGGTCACCGGCCTGCAGCACCTGGCGTTCGCCTTCGACTGGCAGCGGCCCACCCGGCACATGGCAGGCACCTCCTACTGGTACCTCAACTCCGACCAGTGGCGGTACGAGGCGTTCGGGCCGGACGAGCTGGCCTCCCCGCTGGGGCGAGGGCGGTTCGCCGGCAAGGGGTTCGCAGACTGCCTGGCCCAGGCCGTGCGGCTCGGCTGGACGCCCGGGCATCCGGGCTTCAACCGCAACCCGCTCGACCTGGCGGACGAGGCGAGGGCGGCGGGCCGGCCGGTCGCCGAGCACGTCGTCGGCGAACTCAAGGCGGGACGGCTGCGGTTCGCGGCCGAGGATCCCGACGACCCGGCCAACTTCCCGCGGGTGCTCACCGTGTGGCGGGCCAACCTGCTGGGCTCCTCCGGCAAGGGCAACGAGTACTTCCTGCGGCACCTGCTGGGCACGGACGCGGCCGTCCGCTCCGAGGAGACCCCGCCGGAGAAACGGCCGGAGGAGGTGGTGTGGCGGGACGAGGCGCCCGAGGGCAAGCTCGACCTGCTGGTCACGATGGACTTCCGGATGACCTCCACCGGTCTGCTCTCCGACGTGGTCCTGCCGGCCGCGACCTGGTACGAGAAGGACGACCTGTCCAGCACGGACATGCACCCCTTCGTGCACGCCTTCACCCCGGCCATCGCCCCGCCCTGGGAGGCGCGCACCGACTACGACGGCTTCCTCACCATCGCCGACCGGTTCAGCGAACTCGCCGCCGGGCACCTGGGCAGGCGGACCGACGTGCTGGCGGTGCCGCTGCTGCACGACACCCCCGACGAACTCGCCCAGCCGGGCGGGGTGGTGCGGGACTGGAGGACCGGCGACTGCGAGCCGGTCCCCGGGCGCACCATGCCCAGGCTGGTGGTCGTCGAACGGGACTACCCGGCCGTCGCGCAGAAGATGCGGGCCGTCGGTCCGCTGCTCGACACCCTCGGCACCACCACCAAGGGCGTCACCGTCCACCCCGACCGGGAGATCGAGGACCTGCGGCGCCGCTGCGGGACCGTCCGCGACGGCGTGGCCGCCGGGCGGCCGTCGCTGGCCACCGCCTCCGACATGTGCGAGGCGATCCTGGCCCTGTCGGGAACCACCAACGGCCGGCTGGCGACGGAGGGCTTCCGTGAGCTGGAGCGGCAGACCGGCTGCGAGGGCCTGGTGGAGCTCGCCTCCGAACGCGAGGCAGAGCGGATCACCTTCGCCGACACCCGCGCCCAGCCACGCCCGGTGATGACCTCCTACGAGTGGTCCGGCTCGGAGACCGGCGGGCGCCGCTACTCCCCGTTCGTCATCAACACCGAGCACAAGAAACCCTGGCACACCCTCACCGGACGGCAGCACTTCTTCGTGCAGCACGACTGGATGACCGAGCTGGGCGAGCAACTGCCCGTCTACCGGCCGCCGCTGAACACCCCGCGGCACTACGGAGACGAGCGGCTGCACGAGGACGGCAGGGCGGAGGTCACGGTCCGCTACCTCACCCCGCACTCGAAGTGGTCCATCCACTCCAACTACCAGGACAACAAGGACATGCTCGACCTGTCCCGCGGCGGCCCGGTCGTCTGGATGTCCCTGGAGGACGCCGAGACGATCGGCGTCAGGGACAACGAGTGGATCGAGGCGTACAACCGCAACGGCGTCGTCGCCTGCCGGGCCGTGGTCACCCACCGGATGCCCCGGGGAACCGTGTACATGTACCACGCCCAGGACCGCAACGTGAACGTGCCGAGGACCGAGGTCGGCGGCAGGCGGGGCGGCATGCACAACTCGCTGACCAGACTGCTGCTCAAACCGACCCATCTGGCGGGCGGCTACGCGCAGTTGACCTACGCCTTCAACTACTACGGCCCGACCGGCAACCAGCGCGACGAGGTCACCGTCATCCGCCGGCGCAGCCAGCGAGTGGAGTACTGA
- a CDS encoding globin domain-containing protein gives MLSTQSMPVVRATLPAVGASLGSITELFYRRMFEERPELLRSLFNRANQASGAQREALAGAVAAFATTLVERPGERPDAVLGRIAHKHASLGITSDQYTLVGRHLMGAVGEVLGEAVTPEVAAAWDEVYWLMANALIAMEARLYAGAGVEDGAVWRDMEIADRVEESLDAASFELRLPDGGPTEPFTPGQYVSVQVELPDGAQQIRQYSLSTAPGRKTWRITVKRERSADGRAPEGEVSSWLHAHARPGDLLKVSLPFGDLVLPEGDSPLLLASAGIGITPMLSMLDHLVDTAAGRHVTVVHADRSAAHHAHRLEMEELVGRLPNAALHLWYETAEEPLTPHVRTGRADVTRLALREGVSAFLCGPLPFMRAVRGDLLAQGLSPKDVHYEVFGPDLWLSK, from the coding sequence ATGCTCTCCACCCAGTCGATGCCCGTCGTCCGCGCCACGCTTCCCGCCGTCGGCGCCTCCCTCGGCAGCATCACCGAACTGTTCTACCGCCGCATGTTCGAGGAGCGCCCGGAGCTGCTGCGTTCGCTGTTCAACCGGGCGAACCAGGCGAGCGGCGCACAGCGCGAAGCCCTTGCCGGAGCGGTCGCGGCCTTCGCCACCACGCTGGTGGAACGCCCCGGTGAGCGTCCGGACGCCGTCCTCGGCCGCATCGCGCACAAGCACGCCTCACTGGGCATCACCTCCGACCAGTACACGCTGGTGGGACGGCATCTGATGGGCGCCGTCGGGGAGGTGCTGGGGGAGGCCGTGACGCCTGAGGTCGCGGCTGCCTGGGACGAGGTGTACTGGCTCATGGCCAACGCGCTGATCGCCATGGAGGCGCGGCTGTACGCCGGGGCGGGGGTCGAGGACGGTGCCGTCTGGCGGGACATGGAGATCGCCGACCGTGTCGAGGAGTCGCTCGACGCCGCCTCCTTCGAACTGCGCCTGCCCGACGGTGGGCCCACCGAGCCCTTCACCCCCGGCCAGTACGTCAGCGTCCAGGTCGAACTGCCCGACGGGGCGCAGCAGATACGCCAGTACAGCCTCTCCACCGCTCCCGGCCGCAAGACCTGGCGGATCACCGTGAAGCGGGAGCGGTCCGCGGACGGCCGGGCGCCGGAGGGAGAGGTGTCGTCCTGGCTGCACGCCCACGCCCGGCCGGGCGACCTGCTGAAGGTCTCCCTCCCCTTCGGCGACCTCGTGCTTCCCGAGGGCGACAGCCCGCTGCTGCTGGCCTCGGCCGGCATCGGCATCACCCCGATGCTGTCGATGCTGGACCATCTGGTCGACACCGCGGCCGGGCGTCACGTCACCGTCGTGCACGCCGACCGCTCCGCCGCCCACCACGCGCACCGCCTGGAGATGGAGGAACTCGTCGGCCGGCTGCCGAACGCCGCGCTGCACCTGTGGTACGAGACGGCGGAGGAGCCGCTCACGCCCCACGTCCGCACGGGCCGGGCCGACGTGACCCGGCTGGCGCTGCGGGAGGGTGTCAGCGCGTTCCTCTGCGGCCCGCTGCCGTTCATGCGGGCCGTCCGCGGCGACCTGCTCGCCCAGGGGCTCAGCCCCAAGGACGTCCACTACGAGGTGTTCGGCCCCGACCTCTGGCTGAGCAAGTAA
- a CDS encoding serine hydrolase domain-containing protein, translating to MRIKDVSLVLAGSTLLVTLGASPALADGSSLPSPDLAAVRTVHRTALSQGAPGALTRIDEGFVRYHVATGEADTRAHTAMDTGRRFRVGSVSKTFTAVVLLQLAAEGRVDLDAPANRYLPEPLPDDRITVRHLLSHRSGLYDYTNDMFYDTVPGFEAVRNKVFSYQELIDLSTARPPNNEPGAAYSYSNTNFVVLGQLVEHLTGTPIATQYQQRVFAPLRLRNTSYVHPRTTLSGSYARGYLRPDDTALPLVDSTEQTASWAQSAGAVISSAKDLNRFFSALLSGELLPAEQLDAMTTMIPVTADGKQSYGLGLRARKLSCGTTVYGHTGTVQGYYTYAFTTGDGARSMTSLANTSNNGTVNTTLGATLDAAFCGSGPATAKSAVPARGFTEDIAPQVTRR from the coding sequence ATGCGGATCAAAGACGTGAGCCTGGTGCTCGCCGGCTCCACCCTGCTCGTCACACTGGGGGCCTCCCCGGCCCTCGCGGACGGTTCCTCCCTCCCCTCCCCCGACCTCGCCGCCGTGCGCACCGTGCACCGGACGGCCCTCTCGCAAGGTGCTCCCGGAGCACTCACCCGGATCGACGAGGGCTTCGTCCGGTACCACGTCGCGACCGGGGAGGCCGACACCCGCGCCCACACCGCCATGGACACCGGCCGCCGGTTCCGCGTCGGCAGTGTCAGCAAGACCTTCACCGCGGTGGTGCTGCTGCAGCTCGCCGCCGAGGGGCGCGTCGACCTCGACGCCCCGGCCAACCGCTATCTGCCCGAGCCGCTGCCCGACGACCGCATCACCGTGCGGCACCTGCTCAGCCACCGCAGCGGACTGTACGACTACACCAACGACATGTTCTACGACACCGTCCCGGGGTTCGAGGCGGTGCGCAACAAGGTCTTCAGCTACCAGGAGCTCATCGACCTGTCCACCGCGCGCCCCCCGAACAACGAACCGGGCGCCGCCTACAGCTACTCCAACACCAACTTCGTCGTGCTGGGGCAGCTCGTGGAGCACCTCACCGGGACCCCGATCGCCACCCAGTACCAGCAGCGCGTCTTCGCGCCCCTGCGACTGCGGAACACCTCCTACGTCCACCCGCGGACGACCCTCTCGGGCTCCTACGCCCGCGGTTACCTCCGCCCGGACGACACCGCCCTGCCGCTGGTCGACTCCACGGAACAGACCGCTTCCTGGGCGCAGTCCGCCGGAGCGGTCATCTCCAGCGCGAAGGACCTCAACCGCTTCTTCTCCGCCCTCCTGTCCGGCGAGCTGCTGCCCGCCGAACAGCTGGATGCGATGACCACCATGATCCCGGTCACCGCGGACGGGAAGCAGTCCTACGGGCTGGGCCTGCGTGCCCGCAAGCTGTCCTGCGGCACCACCGTCTACGGCCACACCGGCACCGTCCAGGGCTACTACACCTACGCCTTCACCACCGGCGACGGCGCCCGCAGCATGACCTCCCTGGCGAACACCTCCAACAACGGGACCGTGAACACCACGCTGGGCGCCACGCTGGACGCGGCGTTCTGCGGCTCCGGCCCGGCCACCGCCAAGTCCGCTGTCCCGGCCCGCGGCTTCACCGAGGACATCGCTCCCCAGGTCACGCGCCGCTGA
- a CDS encoding ATP-binding protein produces the protein MTSLIGDPLLWILLVVLLAAVFAVQRARRTNLALRRTKTDLETGLGQARGRIDQLQGHIASMDTQHRGSLADVRADAESSTKAVLKSAMGTLQSLAEEQQLLLDGLLQKYGNDTEVLADLMSVDHTGSQFSRRAKGISVLCGGWLGRREGVATVYDVARSAQGRIKDFNRVSIHAQASVAVASKAVEPVAMVLAELLDNATTYSAPGTPVEVNIQAVPTGVCFIVDDAGLGMDQETKDRAATLLSTDGHVDITGLGDPPRFGFAVCGMLAARYGFAVSVGSVSPYGGVRAVIRVPESLLAAEAVAPAEPAREPEAEIQESAPQRLAPVPVGPSHVVGTTTGGLPKRRRRQGPISVVPAPSEPAIEEQTTESAGEVTASRLGAFARGTQLGRNTNTTEGPDHQ, from the coding sequence ATGACGTCATTGATCGGGGATCCACTGCTATGGATCCTGCTTGTGGTGCTCCTCGCTGCGGTGTTCGCAGTGCAGCGGGCCCGGAGAACCAATCTGGCGCTCCGAAGAACGAAAACCGATCTGGAGACCGGTCTGGGCCAGGCCCGGGGCCGGATCGACCAGCTCCAGGGGCACATCGCCTCCATGGACACCCAGCACCGCGGTAGCCTCGCGGACGTCCGCGCGGACGCGGAGTCGTCGACCAAGGCGGTGCTGAAGTCTGCGATGGGTACGCTCCAGTCACTCGCCGAGGAGCAGCAGCTGCTGCTGGACGGGCTGTTGCAGAAGTACGGCAACGACACCGAGGTGCTGGCGGACCTGATGTCGGTGGACCACACCGGCAGCCAGTTCAGCCGCCGGGCCAAGGGCATCTCGGTGCTGTGCGGCGGATGGCTGGGCCGGCGCGAGGGCGTGGCGACCGTCTACGACGTGGCCCGCAGCGCGCAGGGCCGCATCAAGGACTTCAACCGCGTGAGCATCCACGCCCAGGCCAGTGTCGCCGTCGCCAGCAAGGCGGTCGAGCCGGTGGCCATGGTCCTCGCCGAGCTGCTGGACAACGCGACCACGTACAGCGCTCCGGGCACCCCGGTCGAGGTCAACATCCAGGCCGTGCCGACGGGTGTGTGCTTCATCGTCGACGACGCCGGTCTGGGCATGGACCAGGAGACCAAGGACCGGGCGGCGACGCTGCTGTCCACCGACGGTCACGTCGACATCACCGGCCTCGGCGACCCGCCCCGGTTCGGGTTCGCGGTGTGCGGCATGCTCGCCGCCCGGTACGGCTTCGCCGTGTCCGTCGGCTCGGTGTCCCCCTACGGCGGAGTGCGTGCAGTGATCCGTGTCCCGGAGAGTCTCCTGGCGGCCGAGGCCGTCGCCCCCGCCGAACCGGCGCGGGAGCCCGAGGCCGAGATCCAGGAGAGCGCGCCGCAGCGGCTTGCCCCCGTCCCGGTGGGACCGTCGCACGTGGTGGGCACGACCACCGGCGGGCTGCCCAAGCGCCGCAGGCGTCAGGGACCCATCTCGGTGGTGCCGGCCCCGTCGGAGCCCGCCATCGAGGAGCAGACGACCGAGTCGGCCGGTGAGGTGACCGCGTCACGCCTGGGGGCGTTCGCGCGCGGCACCCAGCTCGGGCGGAACACGAACACCACGGAAGGACCTGACCACCAGTGA
- the narI gene encoding respiratory nitrate reductase subunit gamma: MNTSGADLLLWVAVPYICLAVFAVGHVWRYRHDQFGWTSRTSQLLEHRWLRWGSPLFHLGAFLVIAGHAAGLAVPASWTEAAGVDEHAYHTTAVWAGSFAGAAMVVGLGMLCARRLLSRRIRLRTDRSDKVLFPLLSATVLLGITATAAHNVFGAGYDYRSTVSVWFRGLFTLSPEPGAIAGAPLLFQLHALTACLLFAAWPFTRLVHVWSAPVGYLVRPYLVYRRRTV; this comes from the coding sequence ATGAACACCTCCGGAGCCGACCTGCTCCTCTGGGTCGCCGTCCCCTACATCTGCCTCGCGGTGTTCGCCGTCGGGCACGTCTGGCGGTACCGGCACGACCAGTTCGGCTGGACCTCCCGCACCAGCCAGCTGCTGGAGCACCGTTGGCTGCGCTGGGGCAGCCCGCTGTTCCACCTCGGCGCGTTCCTGGTGATCGCCGGACACGCCGCCGGCCTCGCGGTGCCGGCCTCCTGGACGGAGGCGGCGGGCGTCGACGAGCACGCCTACCACACCACCGCCGTATGGGCGGGGTCGTTCGCCGGGGCCGCCATGGTCGTCGGTCTCGGCATGCTGTGCGCACGCCGGCTGCTGAGCCGCCGGATCCGGCTGCGCACCGACCGCAGCGACAAGGTCCTCTTCCCGCTGCTGTCGGCGACCGTCCTGCTCGGCATCACCGCCACCGCCGCCCACAACGTCTTCGGCGCCGGCTACGACTACCGCTCCACCGTCTCCGTATGGTTCCGGGGGCTGTTCACCCTGTCCCCGGAGCCGGGGGCGATCGCGGGAGCCCCGCTGCTGTTCCAGCTGCACGCGCTCACCGCCTGCCTGCTCTTCGCCGCCTGGCCGTTCACCCGGCTCGTCCATGTGTGGAGCGCACCGGTCGGCTACCTGGTGCGCCCCTACCTGGTCTACCGGCGGCGGACGGTATGA
- the narH gene encoding nitrate reductase subunit beta, with amino-acid sequence MRVMAQIAMVMNLDKCIGCHTCSVTCKQTWTNRTGVEYAWFNNVETKPGVGYPRRYEDQEQWKGGWALDGRGRLMLRSGGRIRRLLSLFSNPDLPSLEDYYEPVTYDYDNLISAPAGPDMPVARPRSVLTGEPTEITWGANWEDGLGGAPENAGHDPNLSGEWAEKVRFEFEQTFLFHLPRLCEHCLNPACVSACPSGAMYKRVEDGIVLVDQDECRGWRMCVTACPYKKVYVNHTTGKAEKCTFCFPRVEAGQPTVCSETCVGRLRYLGLVLYDADRVGEAAATPGEKDLLDAQRGVFLDPSDPDVVAAARASGIPEDWLDAARRSPVYALVSKYRVALPLHPEYRTLPMVWYVPPLSPVLDAVDAAGGDQDDPDHVFAAVTRLRIPLEYLAELFTAGDTDVVGGVLMKLTALRSYMRGITLGEEGDEALVEAVGLTAREAGDLHRLLAVAKYGDRYVVPAAHREDAAALTAMENRCPVESSGGPEPSDGGRRVMLGFPTLRRRSPGAPAGGRP; translated from the coding sequence ATGAGGGTCATGGCCCAGATCGCGATGGTGATGAACCTCGACAAGTGCATCGGGTGCCACACCTGCTCGGTCACCTGCAAGCAGACGTGGACCAACCGCACCGGTGTCGAGTACGCCTGGTTCAACAACGTCGAGACCAAGCCCGGTGTCGGCTACCCCCGCCGCTACGAGGACCAGGAACAGTGGAAGGGCGGCTGGGCGCTCGACGGACGCGGACGGCTGATGCTCCGCTCCGGGGGCCGGATCAGGCGGCTGCTGTCCCTGTTCTCCAACCCCGACCTGCCGTCTCTCGAGGACTACTACGAGCCGGTCACCTACGACTACGACAATCTCATCAGCGCCCCCGCCGGGCCCGACATGCCCGTCGCCCGGCCCCGCTCGGTCCTCACCGGCGAGCCCACCGAGATCACCTGGGGCGCCAACTGGGAGGACGGCCTCGGCGGCGCCCCGGAGAACGCGGGCCACGATCCCAACCTCAGCGGTGAGTGGGCCGAGAAGGTCAGGTTCGAGTTCGAGCAGACCTTCCTCTTCCATCTCCCCCGGCTGTGCGAGCACTGCCTCAACCCGGCCTGTGTGTCGGCCTGTCCGTCCGGCGCGATGTACAAACGGGTGGAGGACGGCATCGTCCTTGTCGACCAGGACGAGTGCCGCGGCTGGCGGATGTGCGTGACGGCCTGCCCGTACAAGAAGGTGTACGTCAACCACACCACCGGCAAGGCCGAGAAGTGCACCTTCTGCTTCCCCCGCGTCGAGGCCGGCCAGCCCACCGTCTGCTCCGAGACCTGCGTCGGCCGGCTGCGCTACCTCGGCCTGGTGCTGTACGACGCCGACCGGGTCGGCGAGGCGGCGGCCACACCCGGCGAGAAGGACCTGCTGGACGCCCAGCGCGGGGTCTTCCTCGACCCGTCCGACCCGGACGTCGTCGCCGCCGCGCGGGCGTCGGGCATCCCGGAGGACTGGCTGGACGCGGCCCGCCGCTCCCCGGTGTACGCCCTGGTGTCGAAGTACCGGGTGGCGCTGCCGCTGCACCCGGAGTACCGCACGCTGCCGATGGTCTGGTACGTGCCCCCGCTCTCCCCGGTGCTCGACGCCGTCGACGCGGCGGGCGGCGACCAGGACGACCCCGACCACGTCTTCGCGGCGGTCACCCGGCTGCGCATCCCCCTGGAGTATCTGGCGGAGCTGTTCACCGCCGGGGACACCGACGTCGTCGGAGGGGTCCTGATGAAACTCACCGCGCTGCGCTCGTACATGCGCGGGATCACGCTCGGCGAGGAGGGCGACGAGGCCCTCGTCGAGGCGGTCGGACTGACCGCGCGGGAGGCCGGGGACCTGCACCGGCTGCTCGCGGTCGCCAAGTACGGGGACCGCTACGTCGTCCCCGCCGCGCACAGGGAGGACGCCGCCGCGCTGACCGCGATGGAGAACCGCTGCCCCGTCGAGTCCTCCGGCGGCCCGGAGCCCTCCGACGGCGGCCGTCGCGTGATGCTCGGTTTCCCCACCCTGCGCCGCCGCTCCCCCGGAGCCCCCGCGGGAGGCCGGCCGTGA
- the narJ gene encoding nitrate reductase molybdenum cofactor assembly chaperone, with protein sequence MTPLPATVPAIVRTRVRAALRRPARTAPPGPGETERRALLLRLMSLLLQYPDAELATARPQIADAVGALPPSPAAGHLAEFTAWFTGQEPDALERHYVETFDLRRRSGLYLTYYLHGDTRRRGMALLTLARRYRAAGWDTDGGELPDHLPVVLEFAALTGPGRGEAPLRQHRRGIRLIHHALTDAGSPYRHVLAALTELLPPATAADLRAVAELAAQGPPDEDVGLDPYGDGEFAPPDAFVPPEQAPPTLVPPPAAHRMEGR encoded by the coding sequence GTGACCCCCTTGCCCGCCACCGTGCCCGCGATCGTCCGCACCAGGGTCCGGGCCGCGCTGCGCCGCCCGGCCCGCACCGCGCCGCCCGGCCCCGGGGAGACGGAGCGACGGGCGCTGCTGCTGCGCCTGATGTCGCTGCTGCTGCAGTACCCCGACGCCGAACTCGCCACCGCCCGGCCGCAGATCGCCGACGCCGTAGGCGCGCTGCCGCCCTCGCCCGCGGCCGGCCACCTGGCCGAGTTCACCGCCTGGTTCACCGGACAGGAGCCGGACGCCCTGGAGCGGCACTACGTCGAGACGTTCGACCTGCGGCGCCGCAGCGGCCTCTACCTCACCTACTACCTGCACGGCGACACCCGCCGCCGCGGCATGGCCCTGCTCACCCTCGCCCGGCGCTACCGCGCGGCCGGCTGGGACACCGACGGCGGCGAACTCCCCGACCACCTGCCGGTGGTGCTCGAGTTCGCCGCACTGACCGGCCCGGGCAGGGGCGAGGCCCCGCTGCGCCAGCACCGACGCGGCATCCGGCTGATCCACCACGCGCTGACCGACGCGGGCTCCCCCTACCGGCACGTACTCGCCGCGCTGACCGAGCTGCTGCCGCCGGCGACCGCGGCCGACCTGCGGGCAGTGGCCGAACTGGCCGCCCAGGGCCCGCCCGACGAGGACGTCGGGCTCGACCCGTACGGAGACGGCGAGTTCGCGCCGCCGGACGCCTTCGTCCCGCCGGAACAGGCCCCGCCCACCCTCGTTCCCCCGCCCGCCGCGCACCGCATGGAAGGCCGCTGA